One genomic window of Punica granatum isolate Tunisia-2019 chromosome 1, ASM765513v2, whole genome shotgun sequence includes the following:
- the LOC116215844 gene encoding uncharacterized protein LOC116215844, translating to MVISEDEEWIKAALSDDSAVAELLLLLHSSPAAPAPSSLRIDWSVRQRRSPSSKGVHRSPDPSVPEKGSAAKPTRASPTTPLSWSGATSSADGLEESSLPAAKPRSKVSSRTVNPSGVTTTKRSRRKKRTLVELQEEESLLLNEQRSLGHELANLHVLIEKHRAMNERLKKLKLGFQEQRAINARDQCHPSALVPDTENPKNRETVFELPDLNLPVEDS from the exons aTGGTCATCAGCGAGGACGAGGAGTGGATAAAGGCTGCCCTGTCAGACGACTCCGCGGTGGCGGAgctgctcctcctcctccacagCTCGCCAGCCGCGCCCGCCCCCTCCTCCCTTCGTATAGACTGGAGCGTCCGCCAGCGCAGGTCGCCCTCGTCCAAGGGAGTCCACAGGAGCCCGGACCCCTCGGTTCCGGAGAAGGGCAGCGCAGCCAAGCCCACACGGGCGAGTCCGACTACGCCGCTGTCGTGGAGCGGAGCCACCTCCTCCGCTGACGGCCTCGAGGAGTCGAGCCTCCCCGCCGCCAAGCCGAGATCTAAG GTTTCCTCAAGGACCGTCAACCCGAGTGGGGTAACAACCACGAAGAGGTCGAGAAGGAAAAAG AGGACGTTAGTTGAGCTCCAAGAGGAGGAGAGTTTGCTGCTGAATGAACAGAGAAGCTTGGGACAC GAATTGGCAAACTTGCACGTACTCATCGAGAAACATAGAGCCATGAACGAAAGGCTGAAGAAACTAAAG CTTGGTTTCCAAGAGCAGCGGGCGATAAATGCACGGGATCAATGTCATCCATCTGCCCTTGTTCCAGATActgaaaatccaaaaaatcgagaaacagTGTTTGAGCTGCCCGACCTGAACCTCCCGGTAGAAGATTCTTAA